A genomic segment from Peribacillus sp. ACCC06369 encodes:
- a CDS encoding heterocycloanthracin/sonorensin family bacteriocin, whose protein sequence is MYEFQNQLQNLNVDDFQVTQPVSWEQVPQQYSMEDSRQFGLGCFGCFLCFGCFGCGGCGGRCGRCGGCGRCGGCGGRCGRCGH, encoded by the coding sequence ATGTATGAATTTCAAAATCAATTGCAAAACCTGAATGTCGATGATTTCCAGGTGACTCAGCCAGTTTCTTGGGAACAAGTCCCTCAGCAGTATTCCATGGAAGATTCTCGTCAATTTGGTTTAGGTTGTTTTGGCTGTTTCTTGTGTTTTGGCTGCTTTGGCTGTGGAGGATGCGGCGGTCGTTGTGGTCGTTGTGGTGGATGCGGACGTTGTGGAGGATGCGGTGGACGTTGCGGACGTTGCGGCCATTAA
- a CDS encoding uracil/xanthine transporter, with the protein MKSWRSSVTLFSSFQWLFFIFANTVVVPISIGAAFDLPPNVTEMTMRSSLIFTGIACVIQGWKGHKYPIMEGHSGLLWGVMLNLGLSAPSIGLGYAEIGGGIATGLIAAGVVTLIISGFNLISYVQKIFTPMVMTVYLFLLTFQLIFVFFKGMLGITEDGEINIPVSFLSLGIVFLVSILKIKGPRTISNFSILIGIVVGWIFYSLLFPEDGGEMGSTGASFSLFPLGTPNLEFGIIAISFFAGLLNLCNTFASIQAASELMGDDADHKQYRNSLFMTGGFTIFAPVLGLVPYTPFTSSIGFLQSTQIYERRPFLFGGMLLTMIGLIPPFISFLASMPITVGNAVLFVAYLQLFGTAFNSVKGQQFTSDTIFRLAVPVLIGVSLMNILPNAFAGVPTLLQPFLTNGLIMGVLISIVLEKSVNWNRYEQLQN; encoded by the coding sequence ATGAAAAGTTGGAGATCTTCCGTGACTCTATTTTCTTCTTTTCAATGGTTGTTTTTTATTTTTGCAAATACGGTAGTGGTGCCCATATCGATTGGCGCAGCTTTTGATCTTCCTCCCAATGTTACGGAAATGACCATGAGAAGCTCGCTCATTTTCACCGGGATCGCTTGCGTGATTCAGGGTTGGAAGGGGCATAAGTATCCCATTATGGAAGGGCACTCCGGTCTATTGTGGGGAGTGATGCTGAATTTAGGGTTATCTGCACCATCCATAGGGCTCGGTTATGCTGAAATAGGAGGGGGAATAGCTACTGGTCTCATTGCAGCCGGTGTCGTGACCCTCATTATATCTGGCTTCAACCTGATTTCTTATGTCCAGAAGATTTTTACGCCCATGGTCATGACCGTTTACTTATTCCTTCTGACGTTCCAGCTCATTTTTGTCTTTTTTAAGGGGATGCTGGGGATTACGGAGGATGGGGAAATTAACATCCCGGTCAGTTTCCTATCATTGGGGATTGTCTTTTTAGTAAGTATATTAAAAATAAAAGGACCAAGGACCATAAGCAATTTCTCCATTTTGATCGGGATTGTTGTGGGATGGATTTTTTACTCGCTGCTATTTCCAGAGGACGGGGGAGAAATGGGATCGACGGGTGCCTCTTTTTCCTTGTTCCCATTAGGCACACCAAACCTGGAATTCGGGATAATAGCGATTTCTTTTTTTGCAGGCTTACTGAATTTGTGTAACACGTTCGCTTCCATTCAAGCCGCATCCGAGTTAATGGGGGATGACGCTGACCACAAGCAGTATCGAAATTCTTTATTCATGACTGGCGGATTTACCATTTTCGCTCCGGTGCTTGGCCTTGTGCCGTATACACCTTTCACTTCATCCATCGGATTTTTGCAAAGCACGCAAATCTATGAGCGGAGGCCCTTCTTATTCGGAGGCATGTTGTTGACCATGATTGGTCTCATTCCTCCGTTTATCTCTTTCCTGGCCAGCATGCCAATAACAGTCGGGAACGCTGTATTGTTCGTCGCTTACCTTCAACTGTTTGGAACGGCTTTCAACAGCGTCAAGGGTCAGCAATTCACTTCAGACACGATATTCAGGCTTGCCGTACCAGTATTGATCGGAGTGAGTTTGATGAATATCCTGCCCAATGCATTTGCGGGCGTTCCCACGCTTTTACAGCCCTTTTTGACGAATGGGCTCATAATGGGTGTATTAATATCAATCGTGCTGGAAAAATCGGTAAACTGGAATCGCTATGAACAACTGCAGAACTAA
- a CDS encoding amidohydrolase, with protein MNTIYWLKNVRMECGYRKENDRVTGTITGLFHLLMEDGRITKIVKDGEAIPNDLPAEDAKGLLALPSFIEKHVHLDKTLMGDVWRACTPSKSVIERFENEKRVLPSIATSTCKRAESLLEILLASGSTHVRTHVDIYPEVGLQNLEQVQEALAGYSNRLSSEIVAFAQHGLLRSGSVQLVREALRNGAGIVGAVDPATVDNNIEASLVQLMDLAVEANADVDLHLHDPGHLGTFTMKRLAALTKQAGWEGRVALSHAFGIGDVSREEAFELADILKDAGISIVTSVPINRQMPPVGLLHERGVEVSVGNDNIFDVWSPLGNGDILERAGRLAERFKWIDEVSLSRTLGYITGGKTPLDEKGNQVWPKVGDAASLVLIDASCSAEAVARRSERKAVIFKGNLVSGSLYKQKQSIDL; from the coding sequence ATGAATACAATCTATTGGTTAAAGAATGTTCGTATGGAATGTGGTTACCGGAAAGAGAATGATAGAGTTACAGGAACAATAACCGGTCTATTCCATCTGTTGATGGAGGATGGAAGGATCACGAAGATCGTTAAAGATGGGGAGGCCATACCTAATGATCTGCCAGCGGAAGATGCAAAAGGATTGCTGGCGTTACCCTCCTTCATTGAAAAGCATGTCCATCTTGATAAGACACTGATGGGGGATGTATGGAGAGCATGCACGCCTTCTAAAAGTGTCATTGAACGCTTTGAAAATGAGAAGAGGGTGCTGCCTTCCATTGCAACAAGCACATGTAAACGGGCAGAGTCTTTACTGGAAATACTTTTAGCTTCTGGCTCTACACATGTACGGACCCATGTTGATATCTACCCGGAAGTGGGATTGCAGAACTTAGAGCAAGTCCAAGAGGCGCTTGCTGGCTATTCCAATAGACTCAGTTCAGAAATAGTCGCATTTGCGCAGCACGGATTGTTGCGGTCGGGGTCTGTCCAGCTTGTCAGGGAGGCATTGCGAAACGGAGCGGGAATCGTCGGGGCAGTCGACCCAGCCACAGTCGATAACAATATTGAAGCTTCGCTCGTGCAATTGATGGATTTGGCAGTGGAAGCGAACGCTGATGTGGACCTGCATTTACATGATCCCGGCCACTTGGGCACGTTCACCATGAAACGTTTGGCAGCCCTGACCAAGCAAGCAGGCTGGGAAGGCAGGGTAGCATTAAGCCATGCGTTTGGCATAGGGGATGTATCCAGGGAAGAAGCCTTTGAGCTGGCTGACATCCTTAAGGATGCGGGGATTTCCATCGTCACAAGTGTCCCTATTAACAGACAGATGCCCCCTGTTGGTTTATTACATGAAAGAGGGGTTGAAGTATCAGTAGGGAATGATAATATCTTTGATGTATGGTCACCTCTAGGGAACGGTGACATTCTAGAGAGAGCCGGCAGGCTGGCAGAACGCTTCAAATGGATTGATGAAGTCTCCCTCTCCCGAACACTCGGGTATATAACGGGCGGAAAAACCCCATTGGACGAAAAGGGTAACCAGGTATGGCCGAAAGTGGGGGATGCAGCAAGCTTGGTGTTAATTGACGCAAGCTGTTCTGCAGAAGCAGTTGCCAGGCGTTCTGAACGTAAAGCGGTCATTTTCAAGGGTAACTTGGTTTCCGGTTCACTATATAAACAAAAGCAGTCAATAGACTTGTAG